One genomic segment of Chelonia mydas isolate rCheMyd1 chromosome 1, rCheMyd1.pri.v2, whole genome shotgun sequence includes these proteins:
- the LOC102931567 gene encoding natural killer cells antigen CD94-like produces the protein MSEQSVTFVDLRFHTPAEQKRKRRPKHARVTESPPSSQWLLTVILGLLCLALVVTARVWGAMVLQASHQVRRQNEELIQKLAILKNFTQLQETLTNCMQQRDDLQANNTELSNVLNKKVDKCSSCPEGWIQHRGKCYHFTNERSSWQKSKKYCSSHGSRLLRIENKEELDFINRQACFHWIGLFRKGATTNWMWEDGTAHSTDLFQVKKQEPGESCVLLNAGEATSYNCTQQYRCICEKRAA, from the exons ATGAGTGAGCAGTCAGTGACCTTTGTGGACCTCAGATTTCATACTCCTGCAGAGCAGAAGAGAAAACGAAGACCAAAGCATGCCAGGGTCACAG AATCTCCTCCATCTTCACAGTGGCTCCTTACAGTGATTCTGGGGCTCCTCTGCCTGGCTTTGGTAGTAACTGCAAGGGTTTGGGGTGCCATGG TTCTCCAGGCTTCCCATCAAGTGAGAAGACAGAATGAGGAACTTATCCAGAAACTGGCTATTCTGAAAAACTTCACTCAATTGCAGGAAACTCTGACAAACTGCATGCAGCAAAGAGACGATCTCCAAGCCAATAACACAGAACTCTCAAATGTTCTGAATAAGAAAG TAGATAAATGCAGCTCTTGCCCTGAGGGCTGGATACAGCATAGAGGGAAGTGTTACCATTTTACTAATGAAAGGAGCTCCTGGCAGAAGAGTAAAAAATACTGCTCGTCTCATGGGTCTAGACTGCTGAGGATAGAGAACAAGGAAGAACTG GATTTCATAAACAGACAGGCGTGTTTTCACTGGATTGGACTATTCCGTAAGGGAGCTACTACAAACTGGATGTGGGAGGATGGCACAGCTCATTCCACTGACCT GTTCCAAGTAAAGAAGCAAGAGCCTGGAGAGTCCTGTGTACTTCTGAATGCAGGAGAAGCCACCTCCTATAACTGTACACAACAATATCGCTGTATTTGTGAGAAGAGAGCTGCTTAG